One region of Permianibacter fluminis genomic DNA includes:
- a CDS encoding alpha/beta hydrolase, translated as MRKWRAVLQHSLLLVVLSVLSGLTTAADKVPTVTAGTIERLPAFPSQYVTARNVDVWLPPGYPNAAPYAVLYMHDGQMLFDGAITWNRQEWQVDEIGSALIQSGKTRPFIVVGIWNAGAARASEYFPQRAFERLTAAQQQELHSFYADATGGNKRFPVPMSADRYLKFLVSELKPAIDARYASSRDRKDTMLMGSSMGGLISLYALAEYPAVFGAAGCLSTHWPGTLPDSADNPVPAAIFDYLRERLPAAGSHRLYFDHGTETLDASYAARQQVVDSILRQKGYSDANWRSLTFPGAEHNEQAWSARLVIPLSFLLGTERSSDAGPKAD; from the coding sequence ATGCGCAAATGGCGAGCGGTTTTGCAGCATTCGCTGCTGTTGGTTGTGCTGTCAGTGTTGAGCGGGCTGACAACAGCAGCTGATAAAGTGCCGACTGTAACCGCCGGTACCATCGAGCGATTGCCGGCATTCCCTTCGCAGTATGTCACCGCGCGTAATGTCGATGTCTGGCTGCCGCCGGGTTACCCCAATGCCGCTCCGTATGCCGTGTTGTACATGCACGATGGCCAGATGTTGTTTGATGGCGCCATCACCTGGAACCGGCAGGAATGGCAAGTCGATGAAATCGGATCGGCGCTGATTCAGAGCGGCAAGACTCGGCCGTTCATCGTGGTCGGCATCTGGAATGCGGGCGCCGCTCGCGCGAGTGAGTATTTTCCGCAGCGGGCATTTGAACGACTGACCGCAGCACAGCAGCAGGAACTTCATTCGTTCTATGCCGATGCCACCGGTGGCAACAAACGCTTTCCGGTGCCGATGTCGGCTGACCGCTATCTGAAGTTTCTGGTCAGCGAGTTGAAGCCCGCCATCGATGCCCGCTACGCCAGCAGCCGCGACCGCAAGGACACCATGCTGATGGGCTCCAGCATGGGCGGTCTCATCTCGCTGTATGCGTTGGCGGAATACCCGGCGGTGTTCGGCGCGGCAGGCTGCCTGTCCACGCATTGGCCCGGCACCTTGCCGGACAGCGCCGACAATCCCGTGCCCGCCGCCATCTTTGACTATCTGCGCGAACGGCTGCCAGCGGCAGGCTCGCATCGGCTGTACTTTGATCACGGCACCGAAACGCTGGATGCCAGCTATGCCGCGCGCCAGCAGGTGGTTGATAGCATCCTGCGGCAGAAAGGCTATTCCGATGCCAACTGGCGCAGCCTGACGTTTCCGGGAGCCGAGCATAACGAGCAGGCCTGGAGTGCCCGGCTGGTCATCCCGCTGAGCTTTCTGCTCGGCACCGAGCGGTCTTCGGATGCCGGGCCAAAAGCCGATTGA